Proteins from a genomic interval of Nitrospirota bacterium:
- a CDS encoding HAMP domain-containing protein → MIKRLFFIPSIKIRLIFMMMLLTIIVTASLIFFNLQLEKNLLLQVERQTGELTKAIQIGVEEITGKSDRARLSKYLKNLNKKGIKEISIISTDSKEILASTNQLKVGAPVSHRKKELVIKAELGEHVSDDEKNYNVIVPIVADGQQYGYIHLIINKEDLSSLIKQNTLKRIFMTMLVFSIATLITLVFSRRYTLPIKQIADASRRISAGDLNQHIPVYSNDEIGQLADSFNYMAEKLRESKNLEDKLRDAQHLAGLVQLTRDMAHEIRNPLNFINLSIDYINDKFAPVENNNAKQFTNLVVSIKHEIQRLNKFVNGYLDFSRPLTFTLMPVRINSVLEDVIALIWAKAEAEGILIIRDYDNDIELKVDEDFLKTCIMNMITNAFQAMSNTGRAGTLKIATVHAEEFMLSICDNGSGISDGNMKKVFEPFFSTKQNHPGLGLPMTLRVMEEHGGRVEIESKEGEGTEVRLILPCPCTKLCPES, encoded by the coding sequence ATGATTAAGAGGCTTTTTTTCATACCGTCCATAAAGATCCGCCTTATATTTATGATGATGCTCCTTACGATTATAGTAACAGCCTCGCTGATTTTTTTTAACCTTCAACTTGAAAAAAACCTTCTTTTGCAGGTAGAGCGTCAAACCGGTGAGCTTACGAAAGCTATCCAGATAGGGGTGGAGGAAATCACAGGAAAATCCGACAGAGCAAGGCTTTCCAAGTATCTGAAAAACCTGAATAAGAAAGGGATTAAAGAAATCTCGATAATCAGCACCGACTCAAAAGAGATACTGGCCAGCACAAACCAGTTAAAAGTTGGCGCTCCGGTTTCACACAGAAAAAAAGAACTCGTAATAAAAGCCGAACTGGGTGAACATGTCTCTGACGACGAAAAAAACTATAATGTCATAGTTCCAATAGTGGCCGATGGTCAGCAGTACGGCTACATTCATCTTATAATTAACAAAGAGGACCTGTCCTCCTTGATCAAACAAAACACGCTTAAGAGAATATTTATGACAATGCTTGTCTTTAGCATAGCTACTCTGATAACTTTGGTGTTTTCAAGACGTTACACCCTTCCTATTAAGCAGATAGCAGATGCCTCAAGACGCATCTCAGCAGGGGACTTAAACCAGCACATACCGGTTTACAGCAACGATGAAATAGGCCAACTGGCGGATAGTTTCAACTACATGGCGGAAAAACTGCGGGAAAGCAAAAATCTTGAAGATAAACTCCGTGATGCACAACACCTTGCAGGCCTTGTACAGTTAACCCGTGATATGGCTCATGAGATAAGAAATCCCCTTAACTTTATAAATCTGAGCATAGATTATATAAATGACAAATTTGCGCCTGTAGAAAATAACAATGCCAAACAGTTTACAAATCTTGTAGTCAGTATAAAACACGAAATTCAGAGACTCAATAAATTTGTAAACGGCTATCTGGATTTCAGCCGTCCTCTCACATTTACACTGATGCCGGTAAGAATAAACAGCGTGCTTGAAGACGTAATAGCGCTTATATGGGCAAAGGCAGAGGCAGAGGGTATCTTAATAATAAGAGACTATGACAATGACATAGAGCTAAAAGTTGATGAGGATTTCCTTAAGACCTGTATTATGAATATGATAACAAACGCCTTTCAGGCAATGTCAAACACAGGCAGAGCCGGAACACTGAAAATAGCGACAGTACACGCAGAGGAGTTTATGTTGTCAATATGCGACAACGGCTCCGGCATATCAGACGGGAACATGAAAAAAGTATTTGAACCGTTTTTTTCCACTAAGCAAAATCATCCAGGCCTTGGCCTTCCTATGACACTAAGGGTAATGGAGGAGCACGGGGGACGGGTAGAAATAGAAAGTAAGGAGGGAGAGGGCACTGAGGTAAGGTTAATCCTCCCATGCCCTTGTACAAAATTGTGTCCAGAATCATAA
- a CDS encoding prepilin-type N-terminal cleavage/methylation domain-containing protein — protein MKLRMAAMKKNAFTLVELIVALFILSAILAATFATFITLSKSFKSETKLTETQIEDVLGLNILRYDLEMAGYGLPWTLPGAPSPAISEAASDGTYTVNPNTFNDAAPNAPRAVIISNNAGDGGSDVLVIKSLVATTGNTSSTNSLTKKYTVRYKVAGVGTTQTWNDTTRDFQNGDKVIVLNTGTSPPVSRTLQQQAGCNWYTTWPGSAACFDPGSATDVNLIYGLSTTTPRMPYNRVDYFLKRPASFSSKCHQSSYTLYRGVINQSDGKRTEQPIMDCVLDFQAALGLNIAGALTWVSASGAVGSATDLTTAANVRSYLREVKVFILLQDGQFDKDFTYASSSVVIGDSNITLRNYDLTALTNYQNYKWKVVTLDAKTVNLN, from the coding sequence ATGAAACTACGGATGGCAGCAATGAAAAAAAACGCATTTACTCTTGTTGAACTAATAGTAGCGCTTTTTATACTTTCGGCAATACTTGCCGCTACTTTTGCCACTTTTATCACGCTTTCAAAGAGCTTTAAGTCAGAAACTAAGCTGACAGAAACCCAGATAGAAGATGTCCTTGGTCTTAACATACTGAGATACGACTTAGAAATGGCAGGTTACGGTCTTCCATGGACACTGCCTGGAGCGCCATCGCCAGCTATATCGGAGGCCGCAAGTGACGGCACTTACACTGTCAACCCAAACACATTCAACGATGCAGCACCCAATGCACCCAGAGCAGTCATCATTAGTAATAATGCCGGAGATGGCGGCTCTGACGTACTTGTAATAAAATCACTTGTTGCAACAACAGGTAACACAAGTAGCACTAATAGCTTGACTAAGAAATACACTGTAAGATATAAAGTAGCCGGCGTTGGAACAACTCAGACATGGAATGACACAACAAGGGATTTCCAAAACGGCGATAAAGTAATTGTATTGAATACTGGAACTTCCCCACCTGTGTCAAGAACTTTACAGCAACAAGCAGGCTGTAACTGGTACACAACGTGGCCTGGAAGTGCCGCTTGTTTTGATCCCGGCTCAGCCACAGATGTTAATTTAATATACGGGCTAAGTACGACAACGCCTCGTATGCCCTATAACCGTGTGGATTATTTCCTTAAGAGGCCTGCCTCATTCTCTTCAAAATGTCACCAGAGTTCATACACTCTCTACAGGGGTGTGATTAATCAATCAGACGGCAAAAGAACCGAACAACCAATAATGGATTGTGTTTTAGATTTTCAGGCAGCCTTAGGTCTTAATATAGCTGGTGCACTTACGTGGGTTTCAGCCTCCGGTGCAGTGGGCTCTGCTACTGATTTGACCACTGCTGCCAACGTCCGTTCCTATCTGAGAGAGGTAAAGGTTTTCATTTTGCTTCAGGACGGGCAGTTTGATAAGGATTTCACTTATGCCTCCTCAAGCGTTGTCATTGGGGATAGCAATATAACTCTCAGGAATTACGATTTGACAGCTCTGACCAATTACCAGAACTATAAGTGGAAAGTGGTTACATTAGATGCTAAAACAGTTAACCTAAATTGA
- a CDS encoding prepilin-type N-terminal cleavage/methylation domain-containing protein: MVSIINGNMLTKLTPVESLLSARYIWKKTGFPLVGGNDRGEDFFSVIPFSFFVIPAKAGIQYFISGVNYKGIKENSGFTLIEALMSMLILTVVLLGLLQAIIISADATTKNLLRDNAVNVAKQEIEAQRNIASISASGVAAVVTNSNYTVNSAIKNYNITYTLNRTITYMADSARVDLYINWIYKGQTYTYNTSTIIGTY, encoded by the coding sequence ATGGTGTCAATAATAAATGGAAATATGCTTACAAAGTTAACTCCGGTAGAAAGTTTACTGTCTGCTAGGTATATATGGAAAAAGACTGGATTCCCGCTCGTAGGCGGGAATGACAGAGGAGAGGATTTTTTTTCTGTCATTCCTTTTTCTTTTTTTGTCATTCCTGCGAAGGCAGGAATCCAGTATTTTATTAGCGGAGTTAACTACAAAGGCATCAAAGAAAATAGCGGTTTTACACTCATAGAGGCACTGATGTCTATGCTTATTTTAACAGTTGTGCTGTTAGGGCTTTTACAGGCTATAATTATATCGGCTGATGCAACAACAAAAAATCTCCTCAGAGATAATGCCGTAAATGTGGCAAAGCAGGAGATTGAAGCTCAGCGAAACATTGCCTCAATTTCCGCGAGTGGTGTTGCTGCCGTTGTTACAAATTCAAATTATACCGTAAACAGTGCCATTAAAAATTATAATATAACCTACACCCTAAACAGAACTATAACCTATATGGCTGACAGTGCAAGAGTTGACCTTTATATAAATTGGATATATAAGGGGCAAACCTATACCTATAACACGTCAACAATTATAGGAACGTACTGA
- a CDS encoding type II secretion system protein, whose amino-acid sequence MKRQGFSLIEVIVVVSIMGILITLFVTTFTGQRSKNTIEGNIKLLYSDLAEMRVKAMAENKAYGIAWTLSASNDFQSYNMNGDTNSNDNITDTGGFVTIRTTTLSGTYPVAPLSTMLITSITFNNKGICMNAECSSTPGFQLYSSCTDCDSSGLPADTSVNCDNINYPEYSCLFVSSTRIKMGKWCDSNGNGTFDSGECTIK is encoded by the coding sequence TCGTTGTGGTTTCTATAATGGGGATACTCATAACCCTGTTTGTAACCACATTTACCGGTCAAAGGTCAAAAAACACGATTGAAGGCAACATCAAACTTTTATATTCTGACCTTGCTGAGATGAGGGTTAAGGCTATGGCTGAAAACAAGGCTTATGGAATAGCATGGACTCTGTCAGCCAGTAACGATTTCCAGAGTTATAACATGAATGGTGATACAAACTCTAATGACAACATAACCGACACCGGAGGATTCGTTACCATCAGAACCACAACACTTAGTGGAACCTACCCTGTTGCTCCTCTTTCAACAATGCTGATAACGAGCATTACCTTCAATAACAAGGGAATCTGTATGAACGCTGAGTGTTCAAGCACTCCAGGATTTCAACTTTACAGCAGTTGCACAGACTGTGACAGTAGCGGTTTACCTGCAGATACATCAGTTAATTGTGATAACATAAACTATCCTGAATACTCGTGCTTGTTTGTATCCAGTACGAGGATAAAAATGGGCAAATGGTGTGACTCAAATGGAAATGGAACGTTTGACAGCGGCGAATGTACTATTAAATAG